In a genomic window of Saccharothrix sp. HUAS TT1:
- a CDS encoding acetoacetate--CoA ligase — protein MTEMRAGTAAGEAEVLWRPDPDRVGDSRMAAFRSWLASSKGLDLPDYPSLWEWSTSDLEGFWGAVAEFFGVVFHSAPTRVLEAPVMPGASWFPGATLNYAEHALRGADGDLAVVFHREDGLASQLTYGELRRRVAAVRAGFAALGVRPGDRVVALVPNSPEALIAFLAAASLGATWSSCSPDFGARAVADRFAQIAPTVLVTVDGYRYNGRAFDVRPAVEELRARIPSLRATVMIDYVGGTPLPGAVTWDALLAEHADADLAFEPVPFDHPLWVLYSSGTTGLPKGIVQGHGGIVLEHLKMLALHSDLGPGDRFFWFTTTGWMMWNFLVSGLLVGSTVVLFDGSPAHPDLNVLWHLAEQHRVTYFGTSAPYIQSCLKEDVHPAARYDLSALRVVGSTGAPLTPEGFRWIAAEVGAGVQIASVSGGTDLCTAFVGAAPDLPVWLGELSCRALGAAVAAYSEDGQPVVEQVGELVITEPMPSMPVFFWGDEDGSKLREAYFSTFEGVWRHGDWIRLTDRGSAVIYGRSDSTLNRGGVRMGTSEFYRVVEGLEGVADSLVIDTSGAGQADGELLCFLVLDQGVTLADLEPTLRSELRTNLSPRHVPNRFVAVQEIPRTLNGKKCEVPVKKILAGTPPERAVSLDALRNPAALTPFLDLARDEPHVSPS, from the coding sequence ATGACCGAGATGCGTGCCGGCACCGCCGCCGGCGAGGCGGAAGTCCTGTGGCGCCCGGACCCCGATCGGGTCGGCGACAGCCGGATGGCCGCGTTCCGCTCCTGGCTGGCCTCGTCGAAGGGTTTGGACCTCCCCGACTACCCGTCGCTGTGGGAGTGGTCCACGTCCGACCTGGAGGGGTTCTGGGGCGCTGTCGCCGAGTTCTTCGGGGTGGTGTTCCACAGCGCGCCCACGCGGGTCCTGGAGGCCCCGGTGATGCCGGGGGCGTCCTGGTTCCCCGGCGCCACGCTGAACTACGCGGAGCACGCGCTGAGGGGCGCGGACGGCGACCTGGCGGTGGTGTTCCACCGCGAGGACGGGCTGGCGTCCCAGCTGACCTACGGCGAGCTGCGCCGCCGGGTGGCCGCCGTGCGCGCCGGCTTCGCCGCGCTGGGCGTGCGGCCCGGTGACCGCGTGGTGGCGCTCGTGCCGAACTCGCCGGAGGCGCTGATCGCGTTCCTGGCGGCGGCGTCGCTCGGCGCGACCTGGTCGTCGTGCTCGCCGGACTTCGGCGCGCGGGCCGTCGCGGACCGGTTCGCCCAGATCGCGCCGACCGTGCTGGTGACCGTCGACGGCTACCGGTACAACGGCCGGGCGTTCGACGTGCGGCCGGCGGTGGAGGAGCTGAGGGCGCGCATCCCGTCCCTGCGCGCCACCGTGATGATCGACTACGTCGGCGGGACCCCGCTGCCGGGAGCGGTCACCTGGGACGCCCTGCTGGCCGAGCACGCCGACGCCGACCTGGCCTTCGAACCAGTGCCGTTCGACCACCCGCTGTGGGTGCTCTACTCGTCCGGCACCACGGGGCTGCCGAAGGGCATCGTGCAGGGGCACGGGGGGATCGTCCTCGAACACCTGAAGATGCTGGCGCTGCACAGCGACCTCGGCCCCGGCGACCGGTTCTTCTGGTTCACCACCACCGGCTGGATGATGTGGAACTTCCTCGTCTCCGGCCTGCTGGTCGGCTCGACCGTCGTGCTGTTCGACGGCAGCCCCGCCCACCCCGACCTGAACGTGCTGTGGCACCTGGCCGAGCAGCACCGCGTGACCTACTTCGGCACGTCCGCGCCGTACATCCAGTCGTGCCTGAAGGAGGACGTCCACCCGGCCGCCCGGTACGACCTGTCGGCGTTGCGGGTGGTCGGGTCCACCGGCGCGCCCCTGACCCCCGAGGGCTTCCGCTGGATCGCGGCGGAGGTCGGCGCGGGCGTCCAGATCGCCTCGGTGTCCGGCGGGACCGACCTGTGCACGGCGTTCGTCGGGGCGGCCCCCGACCTGCCGGTCTGGCTGGGCGAGCTGTCGTGCCGCGCCCTGGGCGCCGCCGTCGCGGCGTACTCCGAGGACGGGCAGCCGGTGGTCGAGCAGGTGGGCGAACTGGTGATCACCGAACCGATGCCGTCCATGCCGGTGTTCTTCTGGGGTGACGAGGACGGCTCGAAGCTGCGTGAGGCGTACTTCAGCACGTTCGAGGGCGTCTGGCGGCACGGCGACTGGATCCGCCTCACGGACCGCGGCTCGGCCGTCATCTACGGCCGGAGCGACTCCACCCTCAACCGCGGCGGGGTGCGGATGGGCACCAGCGAGTTCTACCGCGTGGTCGAGGGATTGGAGGGCGTCGCGGACTCCCTCGTCATCGACACGTCCGGAGCGGGGCAGGCGGACGGCGAGCTGCTGTGCTTCCTGGTCCTGGACCAGGGCGTCACCCTGGCCGACCTCGAACCGACCCTGCGCTCGGAGCTGAGGACCAACCTGTCCCCGCGGCACGTGCCGAACCGCTTCGTGGCCGTTCAGGAGATCCCCAGGACCCTGAACGGCAAGAAGTGCGAGGTGCCGGTGAAGAAGATCCTGGCCGGCACCCCGCCGGAGCGCGCCGTCAGCCTGGACGCCCTCCGCAACCCGGCCGCCCTGACGCCATTCCTCGACCTGGCACGAGACGAACCTCACGTCTCGCCCTCCTGA